GCTTTATTAAATCAAACCCTAGATGATTCTTTTAGTGTATCAATTATTAATAATAAAGGGGAAATAATTAGTTCCTATAATGATGAAGTTCCAAGGTTGCCAGCATCAAATCAAAAATTATTCTCATCAGCTTATGTTTTAAGTAAATATAAATTAAATAATAATTTAAAAACTTCCTTATTAAAAAATAAAAACAATTATTATTTGCACGGTCAAGGTGATCCAGATTTGAATTATGAAAATATAATCGAACTAATTTCAAATGTTAAAGAAAAAAAAATTATTAACTTTAATATTGTAGAAATTGATTCAAAATTATATTGGCCTAATGGTTGGACAAATACAGATAAACTTTACGAATATGGATCTCCAATTACATCTCTTGCAATAGAAAGTAATCACAATAAATATGAAGATATTTATGCTTTAAAAAATTTTATTAAAAACTATTTAAAAAATAAATTTCCAAATTCAAAAGTATATATAGATTTTTTTGATGCAGAAAAAACATTTTACTTAAAAGATACTACAGAGATAAATAAAATATATTCAACTCCAATTCTTTCATTATTAACTCTAACAAATTCTGAAAGCCATAATTTTACAGCTGAATCTCTCTTTAAAAATGCCTCAAATACATGGAACGATAATGACTATATAAAAATTAAAATATGGCTTGAAAATAAAGGCCTCCCAGTAACTAATACATACTTTGCAGATGCTAGTGGATTGTCTAGAAAAAATAAAATTACAACAAAATTAGTTGTATTGTTTTTAGATAAAATGAGATATTCTAATGATTTTCAATCTTATCAATCTTCACTTTCAATAATGGGTGTAAGAGGAACATTAGCTAAAAGATTTGTAAATAGTGAATTATCTGGAAAGTTTTTTGGAAAAACTGGGACTCTTTCAAATGTCTTTGCATTATCTGGCTTTTTGTACAAAAATGAAAAGCCAATAATTATAAGCATTATCCAGAATTCTAATAATATTGATAAAGAAAAAGCTTTTAAATTATTACGCGATGTTTATCACTTGAAATCTTGCTAATAAAAATATTATTTAAAATATTCTTTTAAATCCCTTTCAACAGAGGCGGGTACCATGTGATTAATTTCGCCTCCAAATTTTGCAACTTCTTTTACTAAAGAACTACTAAGAAAACTATAATTTGTATTTGTCGATAAAAATATAGTTTCAATATCATTATTAAGAGATTTATTTGTATGGGCAATCTGAAGTTCATACTCAAAATCACTCATTGCTCTTAAGCCTCTAAGAATAAGATTAGCTTTTAGATCATTTGCACAATCAACAGTGAGTCCAGAATAAGAAATAACTTCAATATTAGGTAAATGAGAAAGAGAATTTTTTATTTGTATTATTCTTCTTTGTAGATTAAATGTTGGTGTTTTAGAAGTATTTTCTAAAACAGCAACTACTAGATTTCCAAATATTTTTTCGGCCCTTTCTATTAAATCAAGATGCCCGTTTGTTAAAGGATCAAATGTACCTGGATAAAGAATTTTCATGAATTTATTATGATCGAATAAGAAATTTAGTTAAAATAAGATCATTAGATAAATCAATTATGACATTAAATCTAGAAGCAAAAAAAATCTTATTAAGAAAAATACCTCACGGATTATTTATTTGTGGCGTTAGAGACGAGGAAAAAAATGAAGTGAATGGATTTACTGCAAGTTGGGTGACTCAAGGTTCTTTCACCCCACCATTAGTTGTAATGGCTGTTAGAGCAGAGGGTTCTAGTCATGAAATAATAAAGTCCACCAATAAGTTCTCATTAAATGTGCTCAAAAGTGATCAAAAGGATCTAGCAGCTGTTTTCTTTAAACCTCAAAAAGCATTAGGAGGTAGATTTGAATCTGTTGAATTTAATTTAGGTGAGCTTGGATTGCCTATTTTAGTTGATAGTGTTGGGGGAGTTGAATGTAATGTTGTTGGAAGTGTTATGCATGGAGACCATACCGTTTTTGTAGGAGAGGTTCACTCTGCTTATCTGAATAATGATGTTGACTCACTAAATTTATCTTCAACTGGCTGGAATTATGGAGGGTAATCATTATAAATGAGTAATTCCTCTATTGAAAAAATAGATAACAAATATAATTTTAAAATTGAATATGAATTAATTAATAATAAGGAGTTATTAAAATCAAGATTATCCGAAATTCCAAAGTCATCTGGTTGTTATCTTTTTAAAGATATTGATAATAACTTACTTTATATCGGTAAATCTAAAAAACTACGCAGTAGAGTAAGTAGTTATTTCAATAATTATTCAGATTTAACTCCCCGATTAAGTTTGATGGTTCGTCAAATAACTGAAATAGAAATAATAGTTACAGATAGCGAATATGAAGCATTAAATTTAGAGTCAAATTTAATTAAAACAAACAAACCATACTTTAATATTCTTTTAAAGGATGATAAGAAATATCCATATCTTTGTATAACTTGGAGTGAAAAATATCCTCGAATATTTATTACAAGAAGAAGAAGAAATAGAAATAATTTAGATAGATATTATGGACCTTATGTTGATGTTGGATTATTAAGGAGAACATTATTTACGATAAAAAAAATATTTCCACTTAGACAAAGACCAAGGCCAGTATATAAAGATAGAACTTGTTTGAATTACTCAATAGGAAGATGCCCAGGTGTTTGCCAAGAAGTTATATCATCTGAAGATTATAAAAAAATAATGAAACAAGTATCTATGATATTTCAGGGAAGAAATGATGACTTAGAAATATTTTTACAAAAAAAAATGCTGCAACTTTCAAATGATTTAGATTATGAGAATGCAGCAAAAATAAGGGATCAAATTTCAGGTTTAAAATTATTAACTGAATCACAAAAAATATCAATACCAGATTCTTCAATTAATAGAGATATCTTTGGAATAGTTTCAGAAAAAAATGTAGCTAGTATACAAATTTTTCAAATGAGATCTGGTAAGCTTATTGGGAGAATTGGCTATAGTCAAAAATTAAATAATGAAGATGACAATCTTATTCTACAAAAGATATTAGAAGAGCATTATATGAATGTTGAAGCTGTAGAAATACCATCAGAAATTCTTATTCAATATAAACTTCCAAAACAAGCAACCATAGAGGATTGGTTAACGGAGCTAAGAAAAAAGAAAGTAAAAATCT
This window of the Prochlorococcus sp. MIT 1314 genome carries:
- a CDS encoding D-alanyl-D-alanine carboxypeptidase; translation: MIKKIYSFFLIFPVLVTFPFLIRYLLVNQKITILNSIYFNFPVIITKNKNCPTYDALLNQTLDDSFSVSIINNKGEIISSYNDEVPRLPASNQKLFSSAYVLSKYKLNNNLKTSLLKNKNNYYLHGQGDPDLNYENIIELISNVKEKKIINFNIVEIDSKLYWPNGWTNTDKLYEYGSPITSLAIESNHNKYEDIYALKNFIKNYLKNKFPNSKVYIDFFDAEKTFYLKDTTEINKIYSTPILSLLTLTNSESHNFTAESLFKNASNTWNDNDYIKIKIWLENKGLPVTNTYFADASGLSRKNKITTKLVVLFLDKMRYSNDFQSYQSSLSIMGVRGTLAKRFVNSELSGKFFGKTGTLSNVFALSGFLYKNEKPIIISIIQNSNNIDKEKAFKLLRDVYHLKSC
- the coaD gene encoding pantetheine-phosphate adenylyltransferase, giving the protein MKILYPGTFDPLTNGHLDLIERAEKIFGNLVVAVLENTSKTPTFNLQRRIIQIKNSLSHLPNIEVISYSGLTVDCANDLKANLILRGLRAMSDFEYELQIAHTNKSLNNDIETIFLSTNTNYSFLSSSLVKEVAKFGGEINHMVPASVERDLKEYFK
- a CDS encoding flavin reductase family protein — encoded protein: MTLNLEAKKILLRKIPHGLFICGVRDEEKNEVNGFTASWVTQGSFTPPLVVMAVRAEGSSHEIIKSTNKFSLNVLKSDQKDLAAVFFKPQKALGGRFESVEFNLGELGLPILVDSVGGVECNVVGSVMHGDHTVFVGEVHSAYLNNDVDSLNLSSTGWNYGG
- the uvrC gene encoding excinuclease ABC subunit UvrC — protein: MSNSSIEKIDNKYNFKIEYELINNKELLKSRLSEIPKSSGCYLFKDIDNNLLYIGKSKKLRSRVSSYFNNYSDLTPRLSLMVRQITEIEIIVTDSEYEALNLESNLIKTNKPYFNILLKDDKKYPYLCITWSEKYPRIFITRRRRNRNNLDRYYGPYVDVGLLRRTLFTIKKIFPLRQRPRPVYKDRTCLNYSIGRCPGVCQEVISSEDYKKIMKQVSMIFQGRNDDLEIFLQKKMLQLSNDLDYENAAKIRDQISGLKLLTESQKISIPDSSINRDIFGIVSEKNVASIQIFQMRSGKLIGRIGYSQKLNNEDDNLILQKILEEHYMNVEAVEIPSEILIQYKLPKQATIEDWLTELRKKKVKILIPKRNKKHETVEMVLKNAKLELDRILNGIQDNESSIEDLAQILELSEQPKRIEGYDISHIQGSDPVASQVVFIDGIPSKQHYRKYKIKDPNVFVGHSDDFASIYEVIHRRFKKWSRFKKGGGDFSILNDKTNSKLDNELLSDWPDLIMIDGGKGQLNAAIKALKELNLEEEVTICSLAKKNEEIFIPGFTKSLDTDKNQKGVLLLRRVRDEAHRFALSFHRDKRSKRMNRSQLSQISGLGPSRIRELLEHFKSIDAIRIASKEDLSKVKGLGKNSVNDIYEYFNEL